CACGACAAAGGTTGTCGTTCCAGTCCACACTGCAACCATCCTCATTGCCTAATATCGCCCATGTTTCACGAACCCAAATTCGATCGCCGACGATACCAAAGGGGCAATTGAAAACACTGCTTACACCATCAGCCCCGTACCACTGAAAACCTGCACCAATTTTTCTAACCATCACTGGTGCTTCTGGACCAACTTCCGCAGGCTGATTTTTCATTATCCGCCGCGTCTGCGTTTTCCTTCCTTCGAGGATGGCCCGGACCATCTCATCGTTGAAAATCATGCCGCGCTCTTTCACTTCGCCTTTCATGCATCCCCCTTACCCATGCGCGACGATGCCGCCAAAAGTGATAGAGAACAGCCAGAAATAGATCGCGGCCATAATGATTTTGAATGCCGTGTTCATATTTTCAGCTCCTGTGATTGATTAGATACATGCCGCGCCTTGCGGCATGTTTTTATTTTCACTTTCCCTGCTTTAAAAATCAAGATTTATTAGAGCAATTACTGCTGATGAAGAAGCGCATTTTCATACTCCCTGACCATTAACGTAAGCACGCCGTGTCTCCTGAAAACACGCGCCACTTCAATCTTATCTTCCAGCGCGAACGCAATTTTACTTAGACCAATTTTCTTAAGGAGATCAATCTTTGCTGGGCCGTCATTTCTGTCATCAGTGGCAGGGCGCATAGATAGCAAAGGCTCAGCCCCGTTTGTTACGTACTTCCGCAGCCAAGCTCGTGTTTTATCCCTTGCGATCTCACAGCGCCCGGTTACAAACCAGACCGTGTAAACGTTAAATAACTGGCGCACAATATCAATAACTGGAGTTATGGGAGTATCAGTGTCACAGGCGAGATTAAACTCGTTCCAGTCCTTTGTTAATGCACCTTTACCTGGTGGCGGAAGCAAATGCAGTCTGTCTTCCGTTGCCTCCGATATTGTTCCATCAATATCGACTATGACGATATACGGACGTTCCTGGTGTGCGTGTTTATTGAAAATACTCAAATGCCCTCCTCATTGGACGAAAAAAATGCTGGTGGGACGCACTCCACCAGCATTAAAAGTGACACTGTAACTATCAGCGAACGTAAATAGTGCCGCCGTTCTCTTTTTCCCATGCGTCGCTACGTGCATAGCAAACATCGAGAAGTCTTCTTGCCGCTGTTTCCTCTAAACCCAATTCGACAACCAACTGTTCATGACGGCGGGTAACCACATCAAACAACGTATGCAGCCCTTTAGTTGCCAGTTCATCAATGAATTCCGGTTCGAACGGTAGCTCTGCATCTGCCAACATAACCTCTTGCGCCCACTCGACACGGCGGACCAGTTCCGGGCGGCGGCTTTCCATCTCTTTACAGATCAATTCATGGAAGAACTCTACCCAACCTTCCGGCTGGAACTCGCGGAAAATGGCCAGCGGCTGGAAGTTTGGCATCAACCATTCGTTGATTCGGATATCAATGGCATAGCCCATGTCACAGCAGAACTGATAAGCAAAGTCCAGCTTAGAAACGATATAAGGGCGCTCGTTATTGAACTCTTTAGGCGATGAGATCCCATAAGCCAGGAGGCGCGGGAAGAAGGATATTTGCCCTAACGTCGGATGGAGTTTACTTGCAGGGAAACGGCGCTCAGTAATGCCATACATTTCCTTCTTGAGTGTCGCAAATTTGGCATTTTCATTAACCAGCTCGGTAACCTCTGCTTTTTTATTAGCAAATGCCACGCGCGCCTCACTTGCATCTTTAATGGCCTTTTTGAGCTGTTGGTTAAGGTCGGCGACCTGCTTACGCAGTTCCTGGCGCTCGCTTTTGGCTTTGTTATAGCGTTTCTCAAGGTTAAAAGGATCAAGTTTCATGATCTCTTTATATTGAGATTTTAGCGTTGAAATCTGTGAGTTCCGCAGCTCAACCATCGCAGTCATTTCATTGAGTTTTGTTTCCAACTCAATGCTTATACGTTCGGCATTATCAGCACGCTGGTTGGCGTCATGCGTCGCATCGT
The sequence above is drawn from the Escherichia ruysiae genome and encodes:
- a CDS encoding phosphatase domain-containing protein; this translates as MSIFNKHAHQERPYIVIVDIDGTISEATEDRLHLLPPPGKGALTKDWNEFNLACDTDTPITPVIDIVRQLFNVYTVWFVTGRCEIARDKTRAWLRKYVTNGAEPLLSMRPATDDRNDGPAKIDLLKKIGLSKIAFALEDKIEVARVFRRHGVLTLMVREYENALLHQQ